From Haloglomus litoreum, the proteins below share one genomic window:
- a CDS encoding dodecin, with the protein MSVYKKIVLIGTSEKSFEAAVDNALDRADYTIDNIHWAEVQDMGVEMASVSGREYQVEVEVAFELE; encoded by the coding sequence ATGAGCGTCTACAAGAAGATCGTCCTGATCGGGACCAGCGAGAAGAGCTTCGAAGCCGCCGTCGACAACGCGCTGGACCGCGCGGACTACACCATCGACAACATCCACTGGGCCGAGGTGCAGGACATGGGCGTCGAGATGGCCAGTGTCAGCGGCCGCGAGTACCAGGTCGAGGTCGAGGTCGCGTTCGAGCTGGAGTAA
- a CDS encoding 2-phosphosulfolactate phosphatase: MTGPSAADGTVHRVDRQEDLPEPVPDAAFVVVDVIISSTTVVRLLEAGADYVRPFADADAARAFRAETDAFLVGEQGGESVEGFDGSPLPSLVADYPVADRPVGLLSSNGTRAMDRIGHDRDIYVGTTVNAAAVAEAVTDHEETWLVAAGRQGEVVGEDVAGVDRIAGHLEGSPPAAAALAETIRGTPTAQWLREMGYEHEIEALCEFDSIDLVPRLRDGVFVAE; this comes from the coding sequence GTGACGGGTCCGAGCGCGGCCGATGGAACGGTCCATCGCGTCGACCGCCAGGAGGACCTCCCCGAACCCGTCCCGGACGCGGCGTTCGTCGTGGTCGACGTCATCATCTCCTCGACCACGGTCGTCCGCCTCCTCGAGGCGGGGGCCGACTACGTCCGTCCGTTCGCCGACGCCGACGCCGCTCGCGCGTTCAGGGCCGAGACGGATGCCTTCCTCGTCGGCGAGCAGGGTGGCGAGTCCGTCGAGGGGTTCGACGGCTCCCCGCTGCCGTCGCTGGTGGCGGACTACCCTGTCGCGGACAGACCGGTCGGCCTGCTCTCCTCGAACGGGACCCGCGCGATGGACCGCATCGGCCACGACCGCGACATCTACGTCGGGACGACGGTGAACGCGGCGGCCGTGGCCGAGGCCGTCACCGACCACGAGGAGACGTGGCTCGTCGCGGCCGGGCGCCAGGGCGAGGTGGTCGGCGAGGACGTCGCCGGGGTCGACCGCATCGCTGGTCACCTCGAGGGCTCGCCGCCCGCCGCCGCCGCGCTCGCCGAGACCATCCGCGGGACGCCCACGGCACAGTGGCTCCGCGAGATGGGCTACGAGCACGAGATCGAGGCGCTCTGCGAGTTCGACTCCATCGACCTGGTACCGCGGCTGCGCGACGGTGTGTTCGTCGCCGAGTGA
- a CDS encoding DUF502 domain-containing protein produces MSALDPDDAEIVGRRQSPREVLRESLVTGAAIILPLAVTLLVLSFVVNFLSNALSPISSTAVTNLPFNNAVIVQAITVILLLVVMLVVGFVAEYTESGSSVGQRFDGFMESIPGVGSVYTSFNEMSELLLDSDTESFQDVKLVQYPVEGSYTVAFKTADTPATLESDTGEDEMITLFMPMAPNPVMGGFVIHVSTDRVVDTDMTVEEGIRSIVTSGVAIGDTSPAMRGLSEEQLEELARLRRVEDGSQPESTGSVETDPGKRAHYERDVAPEFSETPDAIERRTEGSASDASTPADIERGGGSIGDTGGTPAEASRADDRTRGTTPEPPAERAGRKRDDGADPTDGSGATADVGDGTADEAGVDADADGDGTAAVDGAAADGDASEDAGGDGENGDLFPTDSEEWTVDGEGPDGDDS; encoded by the coding sequence ATGAGCGCGCTCGACCCCGACGACGCAGAGATCGTCGGGAGACGACAGTCGCCGAGGGAAGTCCTGCGCGAGTCGCTGGTCACCGGCGCGGCCATCATCCTCCCGCTGGCCGTGACGCTGCTGGTCCTCAGTTTCGTCGTCAACTTCCTCTCGAACGCCCTGAGCCCCATCTCCTCGACCGCCGTCACGAACCTCCCGTTCAACAACGCCGTCATCGTCCAGGCCATCACGGTCATCCTGCTGCTCGTCGTGATGCTGGTGGTCGGGTTCGTCGCGGAGTACACCGAGAGCGGCAGCTCGGTCGGCCAGCGGTTCGACGGTTTCATGGAGTCGATCCCGGGTGTCGGCTCCGTCTACACCAGCTTCAACGAGATGTCCGAACTGCTGCTGGACTCGGACACGGAGTCGTTCCAGGACGTGAAGCTGGTCCAGTACCCCGTCGAGGGGTCCTACACGGTCGCGTTCAAGACTGCCGACACGCCCGCCACCCTCGAATCCGACACCGGCGAGGACGAGATGATCACCCTGTTCATGCCGATGGCACCCAACCCCGTGATGGGTGGGTTCGTCATCCACGTCTCCACGGACCGCGTCGTGGACACCGACATGACCGTCGAGGAGGGCATCCGGAGCATCGTCACGAGCGGGGTCGCCATCGGCGACACCAGCCCGGCGATGCGCGGGCTGAGCGAGGAACAGCTGGAGGAACTGGCGCGGCTCCGCCGCGTCGAGGACGGCAGCCAGCCCGAGTCGACCGGCTCGGTGGAGACGGACCCCGGCAAGCGGGCCCACTACGAGCGCGATGTGGCGCCGGAGTTCTCCGAGACGCCGGATGCAATCGAGCGCCGCACGGAGGGCAGCGCCAGCGACGCCAGCACGCCCGCCGACATCGAGCGTGGCGGTGGCTCCATCGGGGACACCGGCGGGACCCCGGCGGAGGCGAGCCGCGCCGACGACCGGACCCGGGGGACGACCCCGGAGCCACCGGCCGAACGCGCCGGGCGGAAGCGCGACGACGGGGCCGACCCGACGGACGGGAGCGGCGCCACCGCGGACGTCGGCGACGGTACCGCTGATGAAGCCGGCGTCGACGCCGACGCTGACGGCGATGGCACCGCCGCTGTGGATGGCGCCGCCGCTGATGGGGACGCCAGTGAGGACGCCGGCGGCGACGGGGAGAACGGCGACCTGTTCCCCACGGACAGCGAGGAGTGGACCGTCGACGGCGAGGGGCCGGACGGGGACGACTCATGA
- a CDS encoding YqjF family protein: MVLPLAMGWRYLLFENWPVDPAVMDAHLPERLAPDTYDGSAWLTVVPFTNVAVRPAGLPPSVGFRLPELNVRTYVTHDGEPSVYFFSLDAQGVASVVGARVFHHLPYFYARISLERSGDRVRFASRRRHPGARPARYEGTYRPTGEPFVATEDPFTEFLVERYRFYTEDQRGRLRYADVEHEPWTLFHATADIETNTLLAADGFARPDADPVYHYSPGVDIVGSRSKLA; encoded by the coding sequence ATGGTCCTCCCGCTCGCGATGGGGTGGCGGTACCTGCTGTTCGAGAACTGGCCGGTCGACCCGGCCGTGATGGACGCGCACCTGCCCGAGCGGCTGGCGCCGGACACCTACGACGGGTCGGCGTGGCTCACGGTGGTCCCGTTCACCAACGTCGCCGTCCGCCCGGCGGGACTGCCCCCGTCGGTGGGGTTCCGGCTCCCCGAACTGAACGTCCGGACGTACGTGACCCACGACGGCGAGCCCAGCGTCTACTTCTTCAGCCTCGACGCGCAGGGCGTCGCGAGCGTCGTGGGCGCACGCGTCTTCCACCACCTGCCGTACTTCTACGCCCGCATCTCGCTGGAGCGGTCGGGAGACCGGGTCCGGTTCGCCAGTCGTCGTCGCCACCCCGGGGCGCGTCCGGCCCGCTACGAGGGGACCTATCGGCCGACCGGGGAGCCGTTCGTGGCGACCGAGGACCCGTTCACCGAGTTCCTCGTCGAGCGCTACCGGTTCTACACTGAGGACCAGCGCGGGCGCCTGCGGTACGCCGACGTCGAGCACGAGCCGTGGACGCTGTTCCACGCGACCGCGGACATCGAGACGAACACGCTGCTCGCGGCCGACGGGTTCGCCCGGCCGGACGCCGACCCGGTGTACCACTACAGCCCGGGGGTCGACATCGTCGGGTCACGGAGCAAGCTGGCGTAG
- a CDS encoding haloalkane dehalogenase yields the protein MASEPVSTPEEAFADVPDFDYEPRYVTIEGAPGQPEMAYVDTDPEGEAEETFLCLHGEPTWGFLYRKMIPTLAERGRVVVPDALGFGRSDKYTEREDYDYRLHYDATEEFIETLDLTDVTLVCQDWGGLIGLPVAMNNPERFARIVPMNTDCPTGTAEMADEWYDFRDFVERVEELPIGMLIQNATATELSDEELAAYEAPYPEEELKAGAREWPDMVPRADGGDGGDITSDAREKLGEWEKPAFVLFADSDPITRGARDPLRELIPTADEQPDTWIEGAMHFLQEDAGEEIADEIVAFVDRTSGA from the coding sequence ATGGCATCCGAACCGGTCAGCACACCCGAGGAAGCGTTCGCCGACGTCCCGGACTTCGACTACGAGCCGCGCTACGTCACCATCGAGGGCGCGCCCGGCCAGCCCGAGATGGCGTACGTCGACACCGACCCCGAGGGCGAGGCGGAGGAGACGTTCCTCTGCCTGCACGGCGAGCCGACGTGGGGCTTCCTCTACCGGAAGATGATCCCCACGCTCGCCGAACGCGGGCGCGTCGTCGTCCCGGACGCGCTGGGCTTCGGTCGCTCGGACAAGTACACCGAGCGCGAGGACTACGACTACCGGCTCCACTACGACGCGACCGAGGAATTCATCGAGACACTCGACCTGACCGACGTGACGCTGGTGTGCCAGGACTGGGGCGGCCTCATCGGGCTCCCGGTGGCCATGAACAACCCCGAGCGCTTCGCCCGCATCGTCCCGATGAACACGGACTGCCCGACCGGGACCGCGGAGATGGCCGACGAGTGGTACGACTTCCGGGACTTCGTCGAGCGCGTCGAGGAACTCCCCATCGGGATGCTCATCCAGAACGCGACGGCGACCGAACTCAGTGACGAGGAACTCGCGGCCTACGAGGCCCCCTACCCCGAGGAGGAGCTGAAGGCCGGCGCGCGCGAGTGGCCCGACATGGTGCCCCGCGCCGACGGTGGCGACGGCGGCGACATCACCAGCGACGCTCGCGAGAAACTCGGCGAGTGGGAGAAACCCGCGTTCGTCCTCTTCGCCGATTCGGACCCCATCACGCGCGGCGCCCGTGACCCGCTCCGGGAGCTGATCCCGACCGCCGACGAGCAGCCCGATACGTGGATCGAGGGCGCGATGCACTTCCTCCAGGAGGACGCCGGCGAGGAGATCGCCGACGAGATCGTCGCCTTCGTCGACCGGACGTCGGGGGCCTGA
- the sucC gene encoding ADP-forming succinate--CoA ligase subunit beta: MKLHEYQAKGVFADAGIPTPASQLAETADEAVAAADDIGYPVAIKAQVQVGGRGKAGGIELVESADEAREAAERIIGMDLKGLHVDSVLVEEAVDFVNELYIGVTMDRGEGKPVAMVSTKGGVDIEEVAAENPEAIAREHVDPAFGLHPYQARRAVYEAGVDRDVAGDVASVLTTLYSLWDDRDATETEINPLMVTSDDEVIAADAVMNIDEDALFRHPDLAEMEEETAEDELEAKANEYGFDYVRLEGNVGIIGNGAGLVMTTLDLVDYYGGEPANFLDIGGGAKAERVANALDMVFSDENVDSVVFNIFGGITRGDEVAKGINAALEQFDEIPKPVVVRLAGTNAEEGMEILNTELVEVQETLEDAVQRAVARAEEVDQ, from the coding sequence ATGAAACTTCACGAGTACCAGGCGAAAGGAGTCTTCGCCGACGCCGGCATCCCGACGCCGGCATCACAGCTCGCCGAGACCGCCGACGAGGCGGTCGCGGCGGCCGACGACATCGGCTACCCCGTGGCCATCAAGGCGCAGGTACAGGTCGGTGGCCGAGGCAAGGCCGGCGGTATCGAACTGGTCGAGAGTGCCGACGAGGCCCGGGAGGCCGCCGAGCGCATCATCGGGATGGACCTCAAGGGGCTCCACGTCGACAGCGTCCTCGTCGAGGAGGCCGTCGACTTCGTCAACGAGCTGTACATCGGTGTGACGATGGACCGTGGCGAGGGCAAGCCCGTCGCGATGGTCTCGACGAAGGGTGGCGTCGACATCGAGGAGGTCGCCGCCGAGAACCCCGAGGCGATCGCGCGCGAGCACGTCGACCCCGCCTTCGGGCTCCACCCGTACCAGGCCCGCCGGGCGGTGTACGAGGCCGGCGTCGACCGCGACGTGGCCGGCGACGTGGCCTCGGTGCTGACGACGCTGTACAGCCTCTGGGACGACCGCGACGCCACGGAGACCGAGATCAACCCGCTGATGGTCACCAGCGACGACGAGGTCATCGCGGCCGACGCGGTCATGAACATCGACGAGGACGCGCTGTTCCGCCACCCGGACCTGGCGGAGATGGAGGAGGAGACCGCCGAGGACGAGCTCGAGGCCAAGGCCAACGAGTACGGCTTCGACTACGTCCGCCTCGAGGGCAACGTCGGCATCATCGGCAACGGCGCGGGCCTGGTGATGACGACGCTGGACCTCGTCGACTACTACGGCGGCGAGCCCGCCAACTTCCTCGACATCGGGGGCGGCGCGAAGGCCGAGCGCGTCGCGAACGCGCTGGACATGGTGTTCTCCGACGAGAACGTCGACAGCGTGGTGTTCAACATCTTCGGCGGCATCACCCGCGGTGACGAGGTCGCGAAGGGCATCAACGCGGCCCTCGAACAGTTCGACGAGATCCCCAAACCCGTCGTCGTCCGCCTCGCGGGGACGAACGCCGAGGAGGGGATGGAGATCCTGAACACGGAACTGGTCGAAGTGCAGGAGACGCTGGAGGACGCGGTCCAGCGGGCCGTCGCGCGGGCCGAGGAGGTGGACCAATGA
- a CDS encoding archease, giving the protein MSFELRDHTADVAVAAEGETLGGTFAAVADGLAAAMCDEWPDDGDRFPVGIQSESEESLLFDYLDDLIYQRDVENVLPVDNSCEVFFRNGTWVLRGEFRGVPLDRVSAREVKAVTYSDMRIERTADGYEAYVVLDV; this is encoded by the coding sequence ATGAGCTTCGAACTCCGGGACCACACCGCCGACGTGGCGGTCGCGGCCGAGGGGGAGACGCTGGGCGGGACGTTCGCCGCCGTCGCCGATGGGCTCGCCGCCGCGATGTGCGACGAGTGGCCGGACGACGGCGACCGGTTCCCGGTGGGCATCCAGAGCGAGAGCGAGGAGTCGCTCCTCTTCGACTACCTCGACGACCTCATCTACCAGCGCGACGTCGAGAACGTCCTCCCCGTCGACAACTCGTGTGAGGTGTTCTTCCGCAACGGCACCTGGGTCCTCAGGGGGGAGTTCCGCGGCGTGCCGCTGGACCGCGTCAGCGCCCGCGAGGTGAAGGCCGTCACCTACTCCGACATGCGGATCGAGCGGACCGCCGACGGCTACGAGGCGTACGTCGTCCTCGACGTCTGA
- the yqeC gene encoding selenium cofactor biosynthesis protein YqeC: protein MDLVEALAVDGLVCVVGAGGKKTSLYTLADRLDRAVLTATTRIPAFPEHVSRLIESDDPIAALRATAPYDPVDWPLGLVPGWADDVRYEGYDAGTVAELARAAAERDVDATLVKADGARGRWLKAPADHEPVVPATADTVIPVASARVVGEPLDEAHVHRPERVAAVTGREVGAELTADDVATVLASADGGLRNVPGEATVVALVNMVDDDALRATAEEIAGGVLARTDRVARVVTARMAEGRLVATFE, encoded by the coding sequence ATGGACCTCGTCGAGGCGCTGGCCGTCGACGGACTCGTCTGCGTCGTCGGCGCGGGCGGCAAGAAGACCAGCCTCTACACGCTGGCCGACCGGCTGGACCGGGCGGTCCTCACCGCGACGACGCGCATCCCCGCGTTCCCGGAGCACGTGAGCCGGCTGATCGAGAGCGACGACCCCATCGCGGCGCTCCGCGCGACCGCTCCGTACGACCCCGTGGACTGGCCGCTCGGTCTCGTCCCCGGGTGGGCCGACGACGTTCGCTACGAGGGGTACGACGCCGGGACGGTCGCCGAACTCGCGCGCGCCGCGGCCGAGCGTGATGTCGACGCGACGCTCGTCAAGGCCGACGGCGCGCGCGGCCGCTGGCTGAAGGCCCCGGCCGACCACGAGCCCGTGGTCCCGGCCACGGCGGACACCGTGATTCCCGTCGCGAGCGCCCGCGTGGTCGGCGAGCCGCTGGACGAGGCGCACGTCCACCGACCGGAACGGGTGGCGGCCGTGACGGGGCGGGAGGTCGGCGCCGAGCTGACGGCCGACGACGTGGCCACGGTCCTCGCGAGCGCCGACGGCGGCCTGCGGAACGTCCCGGGCGAGGCGACGGTCGTCGCGCTCGTGAACATGGTCGACGACGACGCGCTGCGGGCGACCGCTGAGGAGATCGCCGGCGGCGTCCTCGCACGCACCGACCGCGTGGCCCGGGTCGTCACAGCGCGGATGGCGGAGGGTCGGCTCGTCGCGACGTTCGAGTAG
- a CDS encoding GNAT family N-acetyltransferase, with amino-acid sequence MSVNIELRVVGPGSDELSGDAWDLKERIRARHGVLKQRRGFFTDAYRRSTVYALVASGPDEELVGFAATRRDGYVLFLAVDPDWQDEGFGEQLIAAVADDHSSVTCHARTTNQDAIDFYQHVGFEIERRVDNYYEDRGDAYYLRLGDGGLTERLSKLMGR; translated from the coding sequence GTGAGCGTCAATATCGAGCTGCGTGTCGTCGGTCCCGGTAGCGACGAGCTCTCGGGCGACGCGTGGGACCTGAAAGAGCGCATCCGCGCTCGCCACGGTGTGCTCAAGCAGCGCCGTGGGTTCTTCACCGATGCCTACCGTCGTTCGACGGTGTACGCGCTCGTCGCTTCCGGCCCCGACGAGGAGCTCGTGGGGTTCGCAGCGACCCGGCGGGACGGCTACGTCCTCTTCCTCGCCGTCGACCCGGACTGGCAGGACGAGGGGTTCGGCGAGCAGCTCATCGCCGCCGTCGCCGACGACCACTCCTCCGTGACCTGCCACGCCCGCACCACCAACCAGGACGCCATCGACTTCTACCAGCACGTCGGTTTCGAGATCGAGCGCCGCGTCGACAACTACTACGAGGACCGCGGCGACGCCTACTACCTCCGCCTCGGCGACGGTGGCCTGACCGAGCGCCTCTCGAAGTTGATGGGGAGATAG
- a CDS encoding HesB/IscA family protein: MSSTADEGGADPGETAAERPEIQVTEEAAEQALDLLTGEGMDTDIAGLRLFVQQGGCAGLSYGMRFDTEPEDDDTVYEHHDLRVFVDPASMNYIEGSVLDFEGGLQGAGFTVENPNVVSECGCGESFRT; encoded by the coding sequence ATGAGCAGCACCGCCGACGAGGGAGGCGCCGACCCCGGGGAGACGGCCGCGGAGCGCCCCGAGATACAGGTCACGGAGGAGGCCGCCGAGCAGGCGCTCGACCTCCTGACCGGCGAGGGGATGGACACGGACATCGCGGGGCTCCGCCTGTTCGTCCAGCAGGGCGGCTGTGCCGGCCTCTCCTACGGGATGCGATTCGACACCGAGCCCGAGGACGACGACACCGTCTACGAACACCACGACCTGCGCGTGTTCGTCGACCCGGCCAGCATGAACTACATCGAGGGCTCCGTGCTGGACTTCGAGGGCGGCCTGCAGGGCGCGGGCTTCACCGTCGAGAACCCGAACGTCGTCTCCGAATGCGGCTGCGGCGAGTCGTTCCGGACCTGA
- a CDS encoding class I SAM-dependent methyltransferase, whose product MDDTDTFEAAVYDAWVDASDLPWAEDVAFYRRLAREADGPALEVGVGTGRVYLDLRRDGIDVDGIDLSAGRLARLRETADDEGLDVSVRQADVTTFDPDREYGLVYCPARVFNLVTSLADQRAALRTIHGALAPGGRFALNTFAPDPDYVAENYGEARQVPVEVDGTTYTVRDVMELTDAIDRVGTQSREVSDDGGEVVLETETEIALVTKREFELLFADAGFSDWTFYGGFDGDPLASTAQELVAVAER is encoded by the coding sequence ATGGACGATACGGACACATTCGAGGCGGCGGTCTACGATGCCTGGGTCGATGCCAGCGACCTGCCCTGGGCCGAGGACGTGGCGTTCTACCGGCGGCTCGCCCGGGAGGCCGACGGCCCTGCGCTGGAGGTCGGTGTCGGCACCGGCCGCGTCTACCTCGACCTCCGGCGCGATGGCATCGACGTTGACGGTATCGACCTCTCGGCGGGGCGGCTCGCGCGACTCCGCGAGACGGCAGACGACGAGGGGCTCGACGTCTCGGTCCGGCAGGCCGACGTGACCACGTTCGACCCGGACCGCGAGTACGGGCTGGTCTACTGCCCGGCGCGGGTGTTCAACCTCGTCACCTCGCTGGCCGACCAGCGTGCCGCGCTCCGGACCATCCACGGCGCGCTCGCCCCCGGCGGCCGGTTCGCGCTCAACACGTTCGCCCCCGACCCCGACTACGTCGCCGAGAACTACGGCGAGGCCAGGCAGGTACCCGTCGAGGTCGACGGCACCACCTACACCGTCCGCGACGTGATGGAGCTGACCGACGCCATCGACCGCGTGGGGACGCAGTCCCGCGAGGTGTCCGACGACGGCGGGGAGGTGGTCCTGGAGACCGAGACCGAGATCGCGCTCGTCACGAAGCGCGAGTTCGAGCTCCTGTTCGCGGATGCCGGCTTCTCGGACTGGACGTTCTACGGTGGCTTCGATGGCGACCCGCTGGCGTCGACCGCACAGGAACTCGTCGCGGTCGCCGAGCGGTAG
- a CDS encoding winged helix-turn-helix domain-containing protein has translation MTSDDSPTDGTAGRPTAGGVGDGTIDATRSAAAFGAVANETRLSILRSLWAADGPQSFSTLREAVGVRDSGRFNYHLGELTGRFVRKASADDGEDRDDPGEGYVLTYAGEQVVGAVHSGLYSARAEIDPFDAGTCPDCGGTLRAEHADETVSVTCGGCGVTVTQFGAPPTLLAGFDEEELPLAFSHWVQSMVERTRRGFCPQCSGRVRAGLTRELQETVGLYGARFDCEVCGGTVTGALGAVVLDHPAVVAFHADHGIDLRTDPFWEVPWLLDQPATVESEDPLRVRLVAEIGDDRLSLRLDERLEVLAAERDP, from the coding sequence ATGACCTCCGACGACAGCCCGACGGACGGCACCGCCGGCCGTCCCACAGCAGGGGGCGTGGGAGACGGAACGATCGATGCGACCCGCTCGGCGGCCGCGTTCGGCGCCGTCGCCAACGAGACCCGGCTGTCGATCCTCCGGTCGCTCTGGGCGGCCGACGGCCCGCAGTCGTTCTCGACGCTCCGCGAGGCCGTCGGCGTCCGGGACAGCGGCCGGTTCAACTACCACCTGGGGGAGCTGACCGGGCGGTTCGTGCGCAAGGCGAGCGCCGACGACGGTGAGGACCGTGACGACCCCGGGGAGGGCTACGTCCTCACGTACGCCGGGGAGCAGGTCGTCGGCGCCGTCCACTCCGGGCTCTACTCCGCCCGGGCGGAGATCGACCCGTTCGACGCCGGAACCTGTCCCGATTGCGGGGGAACGCTCCGGGCGGAGCACGCCGACGAGACGGTGTCGGTCACGTGCGGTGGGTGCGGGGTCACGGTCACCCAGTTCGGCGCGCCGCCGACCCTGCTGGCGGGGTTCGACGAGGAGGAACTCCCGCTGGCGTTCAGCCACTGGGTGCAGAGCATGGTCGAGCGGACCCGGCGGGGCTTCTGCCCGCAGTGCTCCGGTCGTGTCAGAGCGGGGCTCACCCGCGAACTCCAGGAGACGGTCGGCCTGTACGGCGCCCGGTTCGACTGCGAGGTCTGTGGCGGAACGGTCACCGGCGCGCTCGGCGCCGTCGTCCTCGACCATCCGGCGGTGGTCGCGTTCCACGCGGACCACGGCATCGACCTCCGGACCGACCCGTTCTGGGAGGTGCCGTGGCTGCTCGACCAGCCGGCCACGGTCGAGTCCGAGGACCCGCTCCGGGTCCGCCTCGTCGCCGAGATCGGCGACGACCGCCTCTCGCTGCGGCTGGACGAGCGACTGGAGGTGCTGGCGGCCGAACGGGACCCGTAA
- a CDS encoding metal-dependent hydrolase, with product MFVGHGLLAFALAAAAARVRGWSPERALALGLLAGAFGLAPDVDILYAPVGVLGASGPLDAASGFWRAGNEVHRAVTHSLVVATVASLAAGAWTTGRRPGRLGAVAALSATVAVAFAVSGALGAVVLAAFGVAVLGLARVGRAHLGLGPAAVATAGAVGTLTHPFGDLFTGEPPAILYPLDVTVFVERVVLAPDPTLHLLGALFVELGTAWLAALVLVWLRDDGLPAWPGIGSLAARIDRRAGIGLGYAGAAVLIPAPTLEVSYHFVFPLLAVGAGVTAAAAIGEARAAGDRWRGIERAALSGLAAVTLAALAYTAGYLLLG from the coding sequence ATGTTCGTGGGCCACGGACTGCTGGCGTTCGCGCTGGCCGCCGCCGCGGCGCGCGTGCGCGGGTGGTCGCCCGAGCGGGCGCTGGCGCTCGGCCTGCTCGCGGGCGCGTTCGGGCTCGCACCGGACGTCGACATCCTCTACGCCCCCGTCGGCGTGCTGGGTGCGAGCGGGCCCCTCGACGCCGCGAGCGGCTTCTGGCGGGCCGGGAACGAGGTCCACCGCGCCGTGACCCACTCGCTGGTCGTCGCCACGGTCGCGAGTCTCGCGGCCGGCGCGTGGACGACCGGTCGCCGGCCGGGGCGCCTCGGCGCGGTGGCCGCGCTCTCGGCCACGGTGGCGGTCGCCTTCGCCGTCTCCGGGGCGCTGGGCGCGGTCGTGCTGGCCGCGTTCGGCGTGGCCGTACTCGGCCTCGCACGTGTCGGGCGCGCCCACCTCGGCCTCGGCCCGGCTGCCGTCGCCACAGCGGGCGCGGTCGGGACGCTGACGCACCCGTTCGGCGATCTGTTCACCGGCGAGCCGCCGGCGATACTCTACCCGCTCGACGTGACCGTGTTCGTCGAGCGCGTCGTCCTCGCGCCGGACCCGACGCTGCACCTGCTGGGGGCGCTGTTCGTCGAACTCGGGACCGCGTGGCTGGCGGCGCTGGTCCTCGTGTGGCTCCGTGACGACGGGCTCCCGGCCTGGCCCGGCATCGGTTCGCTCGCCGCCCGCATCGACCGCCGGGCCGGCATCGGCCTCGGATACGCGGGCGCGGCGGTCCTCATCCCGGCGCCGACACTGGAGGTCTCGTACCACTTCGTCTTCCCGCTGCTCGCGGTCGGTGCCGGCGTGACGGCGGCCGCAGCCATCGGGGAGGCGCGTGCCGCCGGGGACCGCTGGCGGGGCATCGAGCGCGCGGCGCTCTCCGGGCTCGCCGCGGTCACGCTCGCGGCGCTCGCGTACACCGCTGGGTACCTCCTGCTGGGCTGA
- a CDS encoding molybdenum cofactor guanylyltransferase codes for MTSDDRTAVVLAGGRSTRFDGGDKLLADLAGEPLLRRTVERLAPTAGAVIVNCRVDQRDGFADALAGVDPEVTFAVDPDPDAGPMAGIRTGLRATDDAFALVVAGDMPFVAPGLVEHLFDAATGHDAAVPRIDEWFQTTQAVYRAEAMADACDRALERGDAKILAPLEELDWTVVEEATLRANGWLDSFENVNTREELAAAAARFRGA; via the coding sequence GTGACATCCGACGACCGGACGGCGGTGGTCCTGGCCGGCGGCCGCTCGACGCGGTTCGATGGGGGCGACAAGCTCCTGGCGGACCTCGCGGGCGAGCCGCTGCTCCGCCGGACGGTGGAGCGGCTCGCACCCACCGCCGGGGCGGTGATCGTGAACTGTCGGGTCGACCAGCGCGACGGGTTCGCGGACGCGCTCGCGGGAGTGGACCCGGAGGTGACGTTCGCAGTCGACCCCGACCCGGACGCGGGGCCGATGGCCGGCATCCGGACCGGGCTCCGGGCGACCGACGACGCGTTCGCCCTCGTGGTCGCGGGCGATATGCCGTTCGTCGCGCCGGGACTGGTCGAGCACCTGTTCGATGCGGCGACGGGCCACGACGCCGCCGTCCCCCGCATCGACGAGTGGTTCCAGACGACCCAGGCCGTCTACCGCGCCGAGGCAATGGCCGACGCCTGCGACCGGGCGCTCGAACGCGGCGACGCGAAGATCCTCGCACCGCTGGAGGAACTGGACTGGACCGTCGTCGAGGAGGCGACGCTCCGCGCGAACGGCTGGCTCGACTCCTTCGAGAACGTCAACACGCGCGAGGAGCTGGCCGCGGCCGCGGCACGGTTCCGGGGGGCGTGA